The Sphaerospermopsis torques-reginae ITEP-024 genome has a window encoding:
- a CDS encoding cyanobactin biosynthesis PatC/TenC/TruC family protein has product MSRPKKTPANSSQPEPQPPAEIERKLLSTGLEDYGFWSQEMARQKAEQTEPDKPFRRGRIWC; this is encoded by the coding sequence ATGAGTAGACCAAAGAAAACTCCCGCAAATTCCAGCCAACCAGAACCTCAACCACCAGCAGAAATTGAACGTAAGTTGTTATCTACTGGTTTGGAAGATTATGGTTTTTGGTCACAGGAAATGGCTAGACAAAAAGCCGAACAAACTGAACCTGATAAACCTTTCCGTCGTGGTCGTATTTGGTGTTAG
- a CDS encoding cyanobactin biosynthesis system PatB/AcyB/McaB family protein — MRLPKLSPPVKRPDIIYPHRSVDVIHGRVEDLVHIRMDLLHGANYNDPAAFQNRSYQQIKSSCRCMF, encoded by the coding sequence ATGAGATTACCCAAACTTTCCCCACCAGTAAAAAGACCGGATATTATTTATCCTCATCGGTCTGTTGATGTGATTCATGGCAGAGTTGAAGATTTAGTTCATATTCGCATGGATTTATTACATGGTGCTAACTATAATGATCCTGCTGCTTTTCAAAATCGCAGTTATCAGCAAATTAAATCTTCTTGTAGATGTATGTTTTAG